The region GAAGAAGATGATGTCGAATCCCGTCACCATCAGGGACGTGGGATAGAAATAGTCCAGCTCAGGCGTTTTATCCGGCCAGCCCATGGTGGAAAAGGGCCAGAGCGCGCTGCTGAACCAGGTGTCCAGCACGTCCTCCTCCTGGGAGATGTTCCGGCTTTTGCACTTTTCGCATTCCGTGGGGTCGGTTTCGGCTACCGTGACGTGCCCGCAGTCGGCGCAGGTCCAGGCCGGAATGCGATGCCCCCACCAGAGCTGACGGGAGATGCACCAGTCCCGGATGTTTTCCATCCACTGAAAATAGGTTTTATCCCACTGCTCCGGAATCCAGCGGATAAGCCCGTCCCGAACGGCCCTGACGCCCCGGTCCGCAAGGGGCTTCGCCCGCACGAACCACTGCTCGGAAAGGAACGGTTCCACAGGGGTGTTGCAGCGATGGCAGTGCCCCACGGAGTGCCGAATGGCCTCCGTCCGGATCAGAAATCCCTGAGCTTCGAGATCTTTCGCCGAGGCCTCCCGGGCCTCCTTAATCGACATCCCTTTGTATTTCCCCGCGTTCTCGTTCATGAACCCCTCGCCGTCGATGACCTGAAGCTGGGGCAGATTGTGGCGCTGTCCCACCAGGAAGTCATTGGGATCGTGGGCGGGGGTGATCTTGACGCATCCCGTTCCAAATTCGGGATCGACCATGTTGTCCTCAATGACGGGAATCTCCCGATCCGTAAGGGGAACGCGAACTTTCCGTCCGATCAGGGATTTGAACTGCTCCGAGCGCGGATGCACCGCGATCGCCACGTCACCGATAATCGTCTCGGGCCGGGTGGTGGCCACCGTGATCTCCCCGCCTCCGTCCACAAAGGGATAGCGCACGTAGTAAAACTTTCCGTCCGTCTCCTCGTACTCGACCTCCAGGTCGGAAAGCGCGGTGTGACATCGGGAGCACCAGTTGATGATGTACTTGCCCTTATAGATCAGGCCCTTTTGATAAAGCCGGACGAAAACCGCCCGCACCGCCCGGGAAAGCCCGCTGTCCAGCGTGAAACGCTCACGCCGCCAGTCGCAGGAGTTGCCCAGTTTTTTCATCTGCGTGATGATGCGGTCTCCGTAGATTTTTTTCCACTCCCAGACTTTTTCCACAAAGGCTTCCCGCCCCAGGTCGTGACGGGTCATTCCCTTCGACGCCAGGTCCTTCTCCACGACGTTCTGGGTGGCGATTCCAGCGTGGTCCGTACCGGGAAGCCACAGCACGTTGTACCCCTGCATCCGGCGCGTGCGGCACAGGATGTCCTGAAAGGTGTTGTTGAAGGCGTGTCCCATATGCAGAGACCCCGTAACATTAGGCGGCGGAATCACGATCGAAAAAGGAGGCTTCTTCCTTATCGGGACGCCGTCGGCGTTCGTTTCGACATCCGCGTTGAAAAGCCCCTTTTCGAGCCAGAAGGCATACCATTTTTCCTCCAGTGCCTCGGGCGTATACCCCCTGGCCAGATCCCTGTTCCTGCGCATAGAAAACCATCCTCTCCGGCTGTTTCAACTCTAAAATATATCTTTAACTGAGTTATCTTACCATAATTACCCCGGCCGGCGGGGTCTTTTCGACCGCGAAAATCGCTTTTCGGCGCTCGCGTTTTTTTTGACGGCCGAAGTTTTACGGAGCTCGGCGCTTCCGCCGGACTCCGGATTTTGAGCGCTCATGATCCTGTCCCGAAGAACGGCCGCCCGCTCGAAGTCCAGCTTCTCCACTGCGTCCCACATGGCCCGCTCCAGCTCCCTGACGGTGAGGGCGGGGGCAGCGCCCGACGCTTCTCCGCCGGCCGCTGCCTCCAGAGAATAGGCCTCCAGCAGCTCCTGAGGAAGAAGGCTCATGACCTCCTTCTCGATGTTGCGGGGAACGATGCCGTGAAGCTCGTTGAACTCGATCTGTTTTTTACGGCGGCGAGCCGTTTCGTCCACCGATTTGCGGATGCTCTCCGTCTCCGTGTCCGCGTAGAGGCAGACCAGGCTGTTGATGTTCCGGGCGGCCCGCCCCATGATCTGAACAAGGGAACGATAAGAGCGCAGATAGCCCTCCCGGTCCGCGTCCAGAATGGCCACCAGCGTCACCTCGGGCAGGTCCATCCCCTCGCGCAGCAGATTGATTCCCACCAGCACCTGAATGTCGCCCTTCCTCAGGTCGCGGATCAGCTCCGCCCGCTCGAAGGTGTTCAGCTCCGAGTGGATATATTTCACCCTGAACTGCATCTCCCGCAGGTACTCGGCAAGGTCCTCCGAGGATTTTTTCGTGAGGGTCAGCACGAGGGCCCGCTCGCCCTTCTCCGTAACCCCCCGAAGGCGTTCGATCAGGTCGTCCACCTGTCCCGTCGCGGGCAGAACGACGACCTCCGGATCCACCACCCCCGTGGGGCGGATCACCTGCTCCACGCAGCGCTCCGAGTTTTCGAGCTCGTAATCTCCCGGCGTGGCTGAAACGAAAACCGCCGTACGCATCTTTCCCTCGAATTCGCGCCACTCCAGAGGCCGGTTGTCGAGACAGGAAGGAAGTCGGAAGCCGTTGTCCACCAGAACGGTTTTGCGGGCGCGGTCCCCGTTGAACATGCCCCGCACCTGCGGCAGCGTAATGTGGGATTCGTCCACGATCATCAGAAAATCCTCCGGAAAAAAATCCACGAGGGTCCCCGGCGGCTCTCCGGCCTCCCGTCCGTCCAGATAGCGGGAGTAGTTCTCGATCCCCGAGCAGTATCCCACCTCCGCCAGCATTTCCAGGTCGTAACGGGTGCGCATGCGGATACGCTGGGCTTCGATAAATTTTCCCTCGTTGCTGAAACGCTCGGCCATTTCCTCCATTTCGCTTTCGATCAGAGGCCGCGAGCGCTCGATAGCGTCGGTCTGCGTGACGTAGTGCTGGGCGGGATAGATCGAGGTTTCGGAGATGCGCTCCACGCTCCGGCCCGTCACTGGGTTGATGAGGTCGATCCGCTCAATTTCGTCGTCAAAAAACGTGACGCGGATGCAGTTTTCGTCGTAGGCGGGGAAAATTTCGATCGTGTCCCCCCGAACGCGAAATTTTCCGGCCTCCAGAATCTGATCGTTGCGCTCGTAGTAGTTTTCCATCAGGTGCCGCATGAACGTGCGATGTTCCCAGTGATCTCCCTCGGCGAAGGGGAAAATGGCCCCCTCGTAATTTTCTCTCTTACCCAAACCGTAGATGCAGGAGACGCTGGCCACCACAAGAACGTCCCTCCGTTCGATGAGGGCTTTTGTGGCCGCCAGCCGCAGTTTTTCAATGCGGTCGTTGATGGAGGCGTCCTTTTCGATGTAGGTGTCGCTGGAGGGAATGTACGCCTCGGGCTGGTAGTAATCGTAGTAACTGACGAAATAATGCACGGCGTTTTCGGGGAAAAAAAGTTTAAATTCGCTGTAAAGCTGGGCCGCCAGGGTTTTGTTGTGCGCCAGAACCAGGGTTGGCCGGTTGACGTTGGCGACGACATTGGCCATGGTGAAGGTTTTACCGCTGCCCGTAACCCCCATCAGGGTCTGAAAACGCTCTCCCGCTTCGAGCCCCCTTGTCAGCGCCTCTATGGCCTCCGGCTGATCGCCCGCGGGCGGCCACTCGGAGTGCAGAACAAAATTTTTCTGGATCACGGATTCGTCCTCGTCATAAATTCATTTTCATCACAAATTCACCCTGATCACAAGCCTGCCCGCCACAAAACTTCTCTATCATAAAACTGTTCTTCCGAACCGCAAAAACGAACCCGCGAAAACACGCCGCACCATTTTACGACAACGCGCAAAGAAAGCCAACGGCCTCAGCCTCCGGCCGTCTGTTACGGCAGCGAACGAATTTTAGTTTTGGAGGAGAGACAGCAGTTCGGAGGGGGTTTGGACGAACAGGGAAGAGCGGGCTTTGACGTTCGGGCGCGTGACAATGAAGCCGCAGCCGATGAAAACGTCGGCCAGCCCGTCGGCGCAGACCTGCCAGTCCGACATTCCGTCGCCGGTCATGACCACCACGCCGGGCAGACGGTTTTGCTCTTTCAACGCCCGGAGGACGACGCTTTTTCCGCCTTCCCGGGTCAGAGGGCCGTCCCGGACTCCCGTCACGACGCCATTGGAATCCCACGTATACTCGTTGGCGAAACAGTTTTCTTCGGGGATGCCGAACCGCCTCGCCACCGGACGGACAATCTCGGTGAAGCCTCCGCTGACGATAAACAGTTCCTGCTTTTTTTGACGAAGAAAGTTCAGCAGGTCGTCGATGCCCGGCGTCAGAAGGCTTTCTATTTCTTCGGCCATCCGGGCGAAGTCCTTCTTCTCCGTACGGGCCAGACGCAGCCGCGTACTCAGCGAGGTCTGAAAGTCCAGTTCGCCGTTCATGGCCCGCTTCGTGATGTCGTCGATTTTCCGCCGGTCCTCGTCGGTTCGCAGATTTCGCTTGATCAGCGTATCCAGCGTTTCAACGGAGACCAGCGTCGAATCGAAGTCGAAAACAAAAGAATTCCGTTCCCTCATATCCGGGAGCGGCGGAATCTCATTATTTTCCATTAATAAGCCGCACCCGAATGACGCCCTCGATCTTCGCGATTCCGGTCAGGGCCTTTTTGGAACAGGGATTGTCGATATCGATGATGTTGTAGGCGTAGTCGCCCCGGCTCCTGTTGAGCATGTGAGCGATGTTGATGCCCTCGTTCGCCAGGATCGTCGTGATGGGGCCGACGACGTTGGGGACGTTCCGGTTGATGACGGTGACGCGCCCCTTTTGAGCCGGCCCGCTGTCGCAGTCGGGCAGGTTGACGGAATTTTTCACGTTGCCGTTTTCCAGGTAATCCCTGAGCTGCCGCGCCGCCATCACCGCGCAGTTTTCCTCCGCCTCAGGGGTGGAAGCGCCCAGGTGCGGCAGCGAGAGAACGCCCTCCGCGCCCAGAAGCTCCTCCGCCGGAAAGTCCGTGACGTAACGGGACAGACGCCCCGTCTGAAGGGCCCTGAGCACGGCCGCGTTGTTCACGATCTCTCCTCTGGCGAAGTTGATCAGGCGTGAACCGCGCTTCATCCGGTCCAGCGCTTCTTCGTTGAAGATTCCCCGGGTCGCGTCCACCAGGGGAATATGGAGAGTGACGTAGTCGCTGCCTCGAAGCAGCCCCCCCAAATCCACGGCGCGGGTGACGCTGCGGGAGAGCGACCAGGCCGCCTCCACCGTCAGCCCCGGGTCGTAACCCACCACGTTCATGCCCAGGGCGTCGCAGGCATTGGCCACCAGGACGCCCACCGCGCCCAGCCCCACCACGCCGATTCGCTTGCCGGACAGTTCGGGGCCGGTGAAATCCGCCTTGCCCTTCTCGACTTTGGCCGCCAGGTCCGCCGTTCCCCTCAGGGTCCTCACCCAGCTCATGCCCTCGGCGATTTTGCGGGAAGAAAGCAAAAGGCCCGCCAGGGTCAGCTCCTTCACCGCGTTGGCGTTGGCGCCGGGGGTGTTGAACACCACGATCCCCGCATCGGAACACCGGGCGACGGGAATATTGTTGTAGCCGGCCCCCGCCCGGGCAACGGCCAGAAGACCGCTTCCCAGCTCCATATCCAGCATGGAAGCGCTTCTGACAAGGATGCCGTCGGGGGCAGAGACGTCGTTCGCAACGGTAAAATCGGCGGAGGGAAATTCATTCAGTCCATATTTGGAGATGCTGTTCAGAGTCAGAATTTTAAACATGATTTTGTATTGTCCTGTCCTTATGTCCCGCTTTTATGAGATTTTGTGAGCCGATTCGAACTTCTTCATAAAATCGCACAGCGCGACGACAGCCTCCGGGGTCACCGCGTTGTAAAGGCTGACCCGGATGCCTCCCACGGCCCTGTGTCCCTTCAGCCCCACCAGCCCGGCGGCGGCGGCCTCGGAAATGAACGCGGCCGTCAGGTCCTCGCTGGGCAGGACAAAGGTCACGTTCATGAGAGAACGGAACTCTCGATCCGCGGTTCCTTTGTACAGAGAGGATTTGTCGATGCAGTCATAGAGCATTTCGGCCTTTTCCCGGTTGATTTTCTCCTGAGCCGCCACGCCGCCTTTCGCTTTGAGCCACTCGAATACCAGTTTGGCGATATAGACCGAGAAGGTCCCCGGCGTGTTGTAGAGCGAGCCATGTTCGGCGCAGGTTCGGTACTCCAGCATGACGGGAATGGAGGCGGGGGTGGATTCCGCCAGGTCCTTCCGGATGATGACCATACAGAGACCGGCGGGACCGATGTTTTTCTGAGCGCCGGCGTAAATCACCCCAAAACGCGACACGTCCAGCACCTCGGAGAGAATGCCGGAGCTCATGTCCGCCACCAGAGGCACCGGGCCGGTGTTGGGGAAAGAGGTGTAACGCGTGCCGTAGATCGTGTTGTTGGATGTGATATGGACGTAATCCGCCTCCGGGTTGAAGGACGTGGGAGACAGAGGCGGAATGCAGGCAAAATTTTGCTCCTTCGACGACGCGGCGATGCGGACCCCTCCGAATTTTCTGGCCTCCTCGGCGGCCCTTTCGGCAAAATAACCGGACACCACGTAATCCGCCTTTTTGGAGCCGCACATGAGGTTCAGCGGGACCATGGAAAACTGGAGCGTGGCGCCGCCCTGCAGGAAAAGGACGTAATAGTTGTCGGGAATTCCAAGGAGTTCTCTGAAAAGTTTTTCCGCTTCGGCGATGATTTCTTCGAAGGCTTTGGAGCGATGGCTTATTTCGAGAACGGACATGCCCGTCTTTCCATATGAGAGAAATTCCTTCTGAGCTCTGACCAAAACATCCAGTGGCAGCGCCGCGGGACCGGCGCCGAAATTGTATACTCTGTCCATTCTTTAACTGACCTCCGCCCAAGTTTTCTGAATATAGGGCATATTGTAACGCCTATATTCCCATCGGGCAACAATCACAGAGCAAATTGATTAATAAAAATGGTTTTTTATACCGATTTTTTACGCCGCTTTTTTATGGGGCCAAATCCGTCCTGTGATTTCGTACAGCGCCCAGATCAGGGCCATCGTCAGGAGCGTCGGTATCCAGGTTTCATAGCGGCCGAACAGCCAGCAGGCCACCATGCCCAGAGCCGCCAGAGCCAGGTTCACCGGTTGAAAGGGCTTCTCGCAGGCCGGACGACCCTTCAGAAAATCCAAAAAAGAAACCGCGTAGACGGGAACGAACACCATGCCGATGACGGTCAGAAATCCCATCAGAAAATCGCTGTAACGCTCCACGGGGAAAAAGACTGAGATCAGTCCGGAAAAAACCCCGATGACAAGAATGGCGAGTTTGCTGTTCTTCACTCCCGCCACGGACTGCGAGGAAACCGCGGCGGAGTAGAGGTCGAGAAACGCGGTGGTCAGAGTGGACAGCAGGACGACGCCGCAGGCCGGCACTGTAAAGCGGCTGGCGGCTATGAACGCAAAAATATCGCTCCCGCTTTTGACGGACACGTACAGTCCAAACAGGTACATGAGGGTGCTCCCCGCAAAATAGGCCGCGAAGGGAACTCCGAAGGCACAGGTTTCGTCCTCCGCCGTCGATGTGTAATCTCCAATCAGAGGAAGCCAGGACACCGGCATGGCAATGGAAAGCTCCACGGCCAGGGTCATGCTCAT is a window of Synergistaceae bacterium DNA encoding:
- a CDS encoding valine--tRNA ligase, which gives rise to MRRNRDLARGYTPEALEEKWYAFWLEKGLFNADVETNADGVPIRKKPPFSIVIPPPNVTGSLHMGHAFNNTFQDILCRTRRMQGYNVLWLPGTDHAGIATQNVVEKDLASKGMTRHDLGREAFVEKVWEWKKIYGDRIITQMKKLGNSCDWRRERFTLDSGLSRAVRAVFVRLYQKGLIYKGKYIINWCSRCHTALSDLEVEYEETDGKFYYVRYPFVDGGGEITVATTRPETIIGDVAIAVHPRSEQFKSLIGRKVRVPLTDREIPVIEDNMVDPEFGTGCVKITPAHDPNDFLVGQRHNLPQLQVIDGEGFMNENAGKYKGMSIKEAREASAKDLEAQGFLIRTEAIRHSVGHCHRCNTPVEPFLSEQWFVRAKPLADRGVRAVRDGLIRWIPEQWDKTYFQWMENIRDWCISRQLWWGHRIPAWTCADCGHVTVAETDPTECEKCKSRNISQEEDVLDTWFSSALWPFSTMGWPDKTPELDYFYPTSLMVTGFDIIFFWVARMIMMGLEFMDAEPFRDVYIHSLIRDEHGQKMSKSKGNVIDPLDMIEKYGADALRMALAALSTQGRDILLSAGKIETYRFFMNKLWNAARFALMNLSDEEEEIDPAQLRLQDRWILSRTQEIVENETRLIDEYNIGEAARMLYDFIWGDFCDWYLEMSKPALHGEEGEPRRKTVQGILDEVFKTLLPLLHPFIPFVTEELWEAFGYSQRTNSIMKVDWPKPKSEYRFADENVGDMMQGFQNAVRSLRNLRAEAHVAPQQWMNRSVIRMDSPDFVETLKEMLPLMTLLCRVREIEVLPVSSPRPHASLSSGLGEGEVSLYVGDVLDIDAEIARLNQELLSVEKNVAASQGRLDKPDFVSRAPREVVEKERLRVAEGTAQITRIRENLKSLSA
- the uvrB gene encoding excinuclease ABC subunit UvrB; amino-acid sequence: MQKNFVLHSEWPPAGDQPEAIEALTRGLEAGERFQTLMGVTGSGKTFTMANVVANVNRPTLVLAHNKTLAAQLYSEFKLFFPENAVHYFVSYYDYYQPEAYIPSSDTYIEKDASINDRIEKLRLAATKALIERRDVLVVASVSCIYGLGKRENYEGAIFPFAEGDHWEHRTFMRHLMENYYERNDQILEAGKFRVRGDTIEIFPAYDENCIRVTFFDDEIERIDLINPVTGRSVERISETSIYPAQHYVTQTDAIERSRPLIESEMEEMAERFSNEGKFIEAQRIRMRTRYDLEMLAEVGYCSGIENYSRYLDGREAGEPPGTLVDFFPEDFLMIVDESHITLPQVRGMFNGDRARKTVLVDNGFRLPSCLDNRPLEWREFEGKMRTAVFVSATPGDYELENSERCVEQVIRPTGVVDPEVVVLPATGQVDDLIERLRGVTEKGERALVLTLTKKSSEDLAEYLREMQFRVKYIHSELNTFERAELIRDLRKGDIQVLVGINLLREGMDLPEVTLVAILDADREGYLRSYRSLVQIMGRAARNINSLVCLYADTETESIRKSVDETARRRKKQIEFNELHGIVPRNIEKEVMSLLPQELLEAYSLEAAAGGEASGAAPALTVRELERAMWDAVEKLDFERAAVLRDRIMSAQNPESGGSAELRKTSAVKKNASAEKRFSRSKRPRRPG
- a CDS encoding HAD-IB family phosphatase, with product MENNEIPPLPDMRERNSFVFDFDSTLVSVETLDTLIKRNLRTDEDRRKIDDITKRAMNGELDFQTSLSTRLRLARTEKKDFARMAEEIESLLTPGIDDLLNFLRQKKQELFIVSGGFTEIVRPVARRFGIPEENCFANEYTWDSNGVVTGVRDGPLTREGGKSVVLRALKEQNRLPGVVVMTGDGMSDWQVCADGLADVFIGCGFIVTRPNVKARSSLFVQTPSELLSLLQN
- a CDS encoding phosphoglycerate dehydrogenase; this encodes MFKILTLNSISKYGLNEFPSADFTVANDVSAPDGILVRSASMLDMELGSGLLAVARAGAGYNNIPVARCSDAGIVVFNTPGANANAVKELTLAGLLLSSRKIAEGMSWVRTLRGTADLAAKVEKGKADFTGPELSGKRIGVVGLGAVGVLVANACDALGMNVVGYDPGLTVEAAWSLSRSVTRAVDLGGLLRGSDYVTLHIPLVDATRGIFNEEALDRMKRGSRLINFARGEIVNNAAVLRALQTGRLSRYVTDFPAEELLGAEGVLSLPHLGASTPEAEENCAVMAARQLRDYLENGNVKNSVNLPDCDSGPAQKGRVTVINRNVPNVVGPITTILANEGINIAHMLNRSRGDYAYNIIDIDNPCSKKALTGIAKIEGVIRVRLINGK
- the serC gene encoding 3-phosphoserine/phosphohydroxythreonine transaminase, producing the protein MDRVYNFGAGPAALPLDVLVRAQKEFLSYGKTGMSVLEISHRSKAFEEIIAEAEKLFRELLGIPDNYYVLFLQGGATLQFSMVPLNLMCGSKKADYVVSGYFAERAAEEARKFGGVRIAASSKEQNFACIPPLSPTSFNPEADYVHITSNNTIYGTRYTSFPNTGPVPLVADMSSGILSEVLDVSRFGVIYAGAQKNIGPAGLCMVIIRKDLAESTPASIPVMLEYRTCAEHGSLYNTPGTFSVYIAKLVFEWLKAKGGVAAQEKINREKAEMLYDCIDKSSLYKGTADREFRSLMNVTFVLPSEDLTAAFISEAAAAGLVGLKGHRAVGGIRVSLYNAVTPEAVVALCDFMKKFESAHKIS
- a CDS encoding cytosine permease: MFFLWLGASISISEIFTGGLVAPLGLTRGTLAIVLGHLIGCALLAFGGHLSYVRKENAMSCVVWSFGRGGGALIALCNVIQLIGWTIVMIVQASSALVGVTSLPFSPVTFCLAVLVCVWALIFGSPVQKLNDIAVILLSVLCVVLFSEALGVVGNPVAALSEGMSMTLAVELSIAMPVSWLPLIGDYTSTAEDETCAFGVPFAAYFAGSTLMYLFGLYVSVKSGSDIFAFIAASRFTVPACGVVLLSTLTTAFLDLYSAAVSSQSVAGVKNSKLAILVIGVFSGLISVFFPVERYSDFLMGFLTVIGMVFVPVYAVSFLDFLKGRPACEKPFQPVNLALAALGMVACWLFGRYETWIPTLLTMALIWALYEITGRIWPHKKAA